In the Limanda limanda chromosome 1, fLimLim1.1, whole genome shotgun sequence genome, one interval contains:
- the apba1b gene encoding amyloid-beta A4 precursor protein-binding family A member 1 gives MSHKYQGEEPEEEPGEEHKAPPRSRQPNGTPRGEPAPPRRSWRPCQMLHQDGEPNPLHHHHPHEHHNPHHHHPAAGRGTARHRRRPGEGPAQSPDQVSEVTSSRPDAGESRGGDPLPAPPLRPAVARYRRMGDPNPRLRGQTPRQPIREQQDSSHGEGEREGPAEVQQRSADEAVTDQSQDRASPHLAPVAVVTPAHLSPAPAASNEQPHPPHAPHAAAEEDQRAACEEEVEEVKEKEQEEAEEDGDCCPATGTSVSGQAVVGGAEESVAARVEEDQEEAAEDAAAQGSEITDLCSDTESAASLSMDGPLHSPPPLQSPTPPSSPDLPPFPQMDHFSEDASMSPVPDHDHDHDLLPEDEDEDCSESCSLSRSTSCSESYPKTYAEFYSESHQKSYPEPESYAEQNSHPNSFPEPLMTSYPELPREPCRASNRRGGRHEAREESSREAFTSHREERVSPTSPTRGSHHVPRQVRDRRAHHPPLDRSVGCRLHHYDGQSDGEGDSGRQSPIPKPHRRAARQTEARENKSPSSGHSSSAEALEPLGVGGAGPGDAISLAIKDIKEAIEEVKTKTVRSPYTPDQPVEPIWVMRQEVSPTEEVYSLQNATGRSPSQSEPESPSCYASGPMREQLSPRRPESSRSLPPPQHYHQQHNPPHHLQQRDATARPPPQTYTQAPPHALTAPGQQRQLQTLPPPQPRPQAEPQSPLQQPSAEEIRRSLPSFPTFVDVLGPCDPEDLIDGIIFAATYLGCTHLLSERTPTKSARMQQAQEAMSRVRAAQKQAKNRKKSPDAEAPSTAEVDLFMSTQRIKVLNADTQESLMDLPLRTISYIADIGNMVVLMARGKMVRSRSAQDNLDHAAEQTTMSPDDRRLYRMICHVFESEDAQLIAQSIGQSFSVAYQEFLRANGIDPEDLSQREYSDLLNTQDMYNDDLIHFSKSENCRDVYIEKQKGEILGVVIVESGWGSILPTVIIASMMHAGPAEKSGRLNIGDQIMTINGTSLVGLPLSTCQSIIKGLKSQSRIKMNIVRCPPVTMVLIRRPDLRYQLGFSVQNGIICSLMRGGIAERGGVRVGHRIIEINSQSVVATPHEKIVQILSNAMGEIHMKTMPAAMYRLLTAQEQPVYI, from the exons atgaGCCACAAGTACCAGGgggaggagccggaggaggagccgGGCGAGGAGCACAAGGCGCCTCCGAGGAGCCGGCAGCCCAACGGCACGCCGCGCGGGGAGCCGGCGCCGCCGCGGCGCTCCTGGAGGCCGTGCCAGATGCTCCACCAGGACGGCGAGCCCAACCccctccatcaccaccacccGCACGAGCATCACaacccacaccaccaccacccggcAGCGGGTCGCGGAACTGCTCGCCACCGCCGGCGCCCTGGGGAGGGGCCGGCTCAGAGTCCTGATCAGGTGTCAGAGGTCACGTCTTCCAGGCCGGACGCCGGAGAGAGTCGGGGGGGCGATCCACTTCCTGCGCCGCCGCTGCGCCCGGCCGTCGCTCGCTATCGTCGTATGGGCGACCCCAACCCCCGGCTCAGAGGTCAGACACCgaggcagccaatcagagagcagcaggacTCGTCACATGGGGAGGGCGAGAGGGAGGGGCCAGCGGAGGTGCAGCAGCGCTCTGCAGACGAGGCCGTAACCGACCAATCACAGGACAGAGCATCTCCTCACCTCGCTCCTGTTGCTGTGGTAACGCCCGCCCACCTCTCACCTGCGCCCGCCGCCAGCAACGAGcaacctcaccccccccacGCTCCTCACGCCGCGGCGGAGGAGGACCAGAGAGCGGCGTgcgaggaggaagtggaggaagtgaaggagaaggaaCAGGAAGAGGCGGAGGAGGATGGAGACTGCTGCCCGGCAACAGGAACCTCCGTCTCCGGGCAGGCGGTGGTCGGGGGGGCGGAGGAGAGCGTGGCGGCGAGGgtggaggaggaccaggaggaggcggcggaggACGCGGCCGCTCAGGGAAGTGAGATCACGGATCTGTGCTCGGACACGGAGAGCGCGGCGTCGCTCAGCATGGACGGCCCCCTCCACAGCCCGCCGCCGCTCCAGTCCccgacccccccctcctcccccgacCTCCCTCCTTTCCCCCAGATGGACCACTTCAGCGAGGACGCCAGCATGAGCCCGGTGCCCGACCACGACCACGACCACGACCTTCTCccggaggacgaggacgaggactgCTCCGAGTCCTGCTCGCTGTCccgctccacttcctgttccgaGTCGTACCCGAAGACCTACGCCGAGTTCTACTCCGAGTCGCATCAGAAGTCGTACCCGGAGCCCGAGTCCTACGCCGAGCAGAACTCTCATCCCAACTCGTTCCCCGAGCCGCTCATGACCTCCTACCCGGAGTTACCCAGGGAGCCGTGCAGGGCGTCCAACCGGAGGGGCGGGCGCCACGAGGCGAGGGAGGAGTCGAGCCGGGAGGCGTTCACCAGCCACCGGGAGGAGAGGGTCTCCCCGACCTCTCCCACCAGGGGGTCCCATCACGTCCCCAGGCAGGTCAGGGACCGCCGagcccaccacccccccctggACCGCTCCGTGGGCTGCCGGCTGCATCACTACGACGGCCAGTCGGACGGCGAGGGCGACAGCGGACGCCAGAGCCCGATTCCCAAACCCCACCGGCGTGCAGCGAGACAAACGGAAGCCCGGGAGAACAAGAGCCCGTCGTCCGGGCACAGCAGCTCCGCCGAGGCCCTGGAGCCGCTGGGCGTGGGGGGGGCGGGCCCTGGGGACGCCATCAGCCTGGCCATCAAAGACATCAAAGAGGCGATCGAGGAGGTGAAGACGAAGACCGTACGCTCGCCATACACCCCCGACCAGCCGGTGGAGCCCATCTGGGTgatgagacaggaagtgagccCCACGGAGGAAGTGTACTCGCTGCAGAACGCCACCGGACGC TCTCCCTCTCAGTCCGAGCCGGAGTCTCCTTCCTGCTACGCCTCCGGTCCAATGAGAGAGCAGCTCAGTCCTCGGAGGCCGGAGTCGTCCAggtccctgccccccccccaacactaccaccaacaacacaaccccccccaccacctccagcAGAGGGACGCCACCGCCAGGCCGCCGCCGCAGACCTACACTCAGGCGCCACCACACGCACTCACGGCGCCGGGTCAACAGCGGCAGCTTCAGACGCTTCCCCCCCCACAGCCGAGGCCACAGGCGGAGCCACAGTCGCCTCTGCAGCAGCCGTCGGCCGAGGAG ATTCGCAGatctcttccctcttttcccACATTCGTGGACG TCCTGGGACCATGTGACCCCGAAGACCTTATTGACGGCATCATCTTCGCCGCCACTTACCTGGGCTGCACCCACCTGCTGTCGGAGAGGACGCCGACAAAGAGCGCCCGCATGCAGCAGGCGCAGGAGGCCATGAGCCGAGTGAGG GCGGCTCAGAAACAGGCGAAGAACAGGAAGAAG agtCCCGACGCCGAGGCTCCGTCCACCGCCGAGGTCGACCTCTTCATGTCCACGCAGAGGATCAAGGTCCTCAATGCCGACACTCAG GAGTCTCTGATGGATCTGCCTCTGAGGACCATCTCCTACATCGCCGACATCGGGAACATGGTGGTGCTGATGGCCCGGGGGAAGATGGTTCGATCCCGCAGCGCTCAGGACAACCTGGACCACGCCGCCGAGCAGACCACCATGAGCCCGGACGACCGGCGCCTCTACAGGATGATCTGTCACGTGTTCGAGTCCGAGGAC gcccAGTTGATCGCCCAGTCCATCGGCCAGTCGTTCAGCGTGGCGTACCAGGAGTTCCTCCGCGCCAACGGCATCGACCCCGAGGACCTGAGCCAGCGGGAGTACAGCGACCTGCTCAACACCCAGGACATGTACAACGATGACCTCATCCACTTCTCCAAGTCGGAGAACTGCAGAGAC GTTTACATTGAGAAGCAGAAAGGAGAGATCCTGGGCGTGGTGATCGTGGAGTCGGGCTGGGGCTCCATCCTCCCGACCGTCATCATCGCCAGCATGATGCACGCCGGGCCGGCCGAGAAGTCCGGGCGCCTGAACATCGGAGACCAGATCATGACCATCAACGGGACCAGTCTGGTGGGTTTACCGCTGAGCACCTGCCAGAGCATCATCAAG GGTCTGAAGTCTCAGTCCAGGATCAAGATGAACATCGTCCGGTGCCCCCCCGTCACCATGGTGCTGATCCGCAGGCCCGACCTCCGATACCAGCTCGGCTTCAGCGTCCAGAACGGCATC
- the LOC133009850 gene encoding MAM domain-containing protein 2-like has protein sequence MLLLYLLTLAAAVQAHNRLLPGSCNFESSTCEYTSDADFSSWTLHKDGHFVAVDSVDEQDGERGSAGETPGVTGVLLSPALEQSEWSCLRLVYQITGSGSLEVLQRSEGRSFDRPLWSSREPSDSWVISSMDLQNSTEPYRVVIEGKPGGGPASSVAIFEIHISPGFCLECDFEESHLCGYSNQWNANVNWYVGGGEVQLLHNGLLDDHTFQNRTGHLMYVDSIYAKTFKEVAKLVSPMTTVPMSGCLSFQYQRSTERGNLFSVYTRDRLGQYQELWRPELEEQSEWSGTLGEWIPVQVDLKAPYSVQVVFEVTFNSPRGGRVAVDDISFSSEFCSSDTEPTFDPSVASCDFESGFCSYTQDQVTGSSWRRVSVKPNIFRNGDHTTGAGSFLLANSRLTPRSGYVSRLSGPTLPGNMKYCLSFYFSLRDFNQTEQALAVYLQQQHGAGSQEKIWSQGEKSRGIWIAADVTFHTSQPSKVVFISTCRSFWDCGSVALDDVSVKLGDCELPATGSLASPLPGHCDFEAGLCGYTQDKHTDAADWELRRGPTPTSYTGPRGDHTAGLGYYLYLEASPLLSGQNARLLSRPLRGSRGSQCLSFYYHMYGSGTGRLSVHLDNGGDDVLLWQQSGEQSIAWLRARVEYQSDSLHQLVFEATRGSSVRSDIAIDDITMEGGPCPEMEIQASVGTSNEIE, from the exons ATGCTTCTACTGTACCTCCTGACTTTGGCTG CCGCCGTCCAAGCCCACAACCGACTGCTGCCAGGATCCTGCAACTTTGAATCCAGCACCTGCGAGTACACGTCAGATGCAGACTTCTCGAGCTGGACCCTTCACAAAGATG GTCACTTTGTGGCAGTGGACTCGGTGGACGagcaggacggagagagaggaagtgcagGTGAGACACCCGGGGTCACCGGGGTTCTGCTGAGCCCGGCTCTGGAGCAGAGCGAGTGGAGCTGCCTGAGGCTGGTGTACCAGATCACGGGCTCCGGGAGCCTGGAGGTCCTGCAGCGCTCCGAGGGAAGGAGCTTCGACCGGCCTCTGTGGAGCAGCCGGGAGCCGTCCGACAGCTGGGTCATCTCCAGCATGGACCTGCAGAACAGCACCGAGCCTTACAGG GTCGTCATCGAGGGTAAACCTGGAGGCGGCCCGGCTAGCAGCGTGGCGATCTTCGAGATCCACATCAGCCCCGGATTCTGCCTGG AGTGCGACTTCGAGGAGTCTCATCTGTGTGGATACAGTAACCAGTGGAACGCCAACGTGAACTGGTACGTGGGAGGAGGGGAAGTCCAGCTGCTCCACAACGGCCTGCTGGACGACCACACCTTCCAGAacaggacag GTCACTTGATGTACGTGGACTCCATCTACGCCAAGACCTTCAAGGAAGTGGCCAAACTGGTGTCTCCCATGACCACGGTGCCGATGTCCGGCTGCCTGAGTTTCCAGTACCAGCGGAGCACGGAGAGAGGGAACCTGTTCTCCGTCTACACCCGCGACCGCCTGGGCCAGTACCAGGAGCTGTGGAGgccggagctggaggagcagagcgaGTGGAGCGGCACGCTGGGCGAGTGGATCCCGGTGCAGGTGGACCTGAAGGCTCCGTACTCTGTGCAg GTCGTGTTTGAAGTCACGTTCAACAGTCCGAGAGGCGGACGAGTGGCCGTCGATGACATTTCCTTTTCCTCAGAGTTCTGCAGCTCGGACACCG AgccgacctttgacccctccgTGGCCAGCTGTGACTTTGAGTCCGGGTTCTGCAGCTACACCCAGGACCAGGTGACGGGCTCGTCGTGGAGGAGAGTCTCCGTGAAGCCCAACATCTTCAGGAACGGAGACcacaccacaggagcag GATCCTTCCTGTTAGCGAACTCCCGGCTAACCCCGCGCTCCGGCTACGTCAGCCGCCTGTCGGGTCCGACTCTGCCCGGGAACATGAAGTACTGCCTGAGCTTCTACTTCTCTCTGAGGG ATTTCAACCAGACGGAGCAGGCCCTGGCCGtgtatctgcagcagcagcacggagCCGGCAGCCAGGAGAAGATCTGGAGCCAGGGAGAGAAGTCCAGAGGAATCTGGATCGCTGCAGATGTGACCTTCCATACATCTCAGCCGtccaag gTGGTTTTCATCAGCACCTGCAGAAGCTTCTGGGACTGTGGCTCCGTGGCGCTGGACGACGTCAGCGTGAAGCTCGGAGACTGTGAGCTGCCGGCAACAG GCTCGCTGGCGTCCCCCCTCCCCGGGCACTGTGACTTTGAGGCCGGGCTGTGCGGTTACactcaggacaaacacacagacgctgCAGACTGGGAGCTGAGGAGAGgacccacccccacctcctaCACCGGGCCCAGAGGAGACCACACCGCGGGACTGG GATACTACCTGTACCTGGAGGCCTCCCCCCTGCTGTCGGGTCAGAACGCCCGGCTGCTCTCTCGCCCCCTGAGGGGGTCCAGGGGGTCCCAGTGTCTCAGCTTCTACTACCACATGTACGGctctggaaccggccggctcaGCGTCCACCTGGACAACGGCGGCGACGACGTGTTGCTGTGGCAACAGAGCGGCGAGCAGAGCATCGCCTGGCTGAGGGCCAGAGTGGAGTATCAAAGCGACAGCCTGCATCAg CTCGTGTTTGAAGCGACCAGAGGTTCTTCAGTGAGGAGCGACATCGCCATAGATGACATCACCATGGAAGGTGGACCCTGCCCAG AAATGGAGATTCAAGCGAGCGTGGGAACCTCCAACGAGATCGAGTAG